The Medicago truncatula cultivar Jemalong A17 chromosome 4, MtrunA17r5.0-ANR, whole genome shotgun sequence genome includes a region encoding these proteins:
- the LOC25491192 gene encoding uncharacterized protein has translation MYHFLIARFTHTHRTLHRHNTFSLFSVVCNTDQHKGDTFTLLSLINSCGLSPEKALKLSTRLQLINPNGPNAVIQLFRSYGFSDSQLSSLVKKHPFVLLSKSDKTLLPKLKFLQSIGASTIDFPKILIGDKFLTASLEKTIIPRYKILKSLVCDDKKVVLALRRGSWNFYNDSMVNDSVPNIEVLRKLGVPQSSISSLVSNFPCVAFTKHSRFVEAVNSVKEMGFDPSKLYFVLAIRVIVSMDKEIWESKFKIFEKWGWSRDICRFAFLKYPEYVMISEKKIMKTMDFLVKDVGLAPEDIATCPGILTRNLEKTLVPKCAVIKILKSRGLVKSGLRVSTFIMTSEEKFVQKYVTPFQKDLPLLLDAYKVQKSD, from the coding sequence ATGTATCATTTTCTCATTGCTAGATTCACTCATACTCATAGAACCCTTCACAGACACaatactttttctcttttctctgtTGTTTGCAACACAGATCAACATAAAGGTGACACCTTTACATTGTTAAGTCTCATAAACTCATGTGGGTTGTCCCCTGAAAAAGCCCTTAAACTTTCAACAAGGTTGCAACTCATAAACCCTAATGGCCCAAATGCTGTTATTCAACTTTTCAGAAGCTATGGTTTCTCTGATTCTCAGTTATCAAGCCTTGTTAAGAAACACCCTTTTGTACTTTTATCAAAATCTGATAAGACACTTTTGCCAAAGCTCAAGTTTTTGCAATCCATTGGGGCTTCAACCATTGATTTCCCCAAAATCTTGATTGGTGACAAGTTTTTGACAGCAAGCTTAGAGAAAACAATAATACCTCGTTACAAGATTCTTAAAAGCCTAGTTTGCGATGATAAAAAGGTAGTTTTAGCTTTGAGGCGTGGATCATGGAACTTTTATAATGATTCCATGGTTAATGATTCTGTTCCGAACATTGAGGTTTTGAGGAAGCTTGGTGTACCTCAAAGTTCTATTTCCAGTTTGGTATCCAATTTTCCTTGTGTAGCATTCACCAAGCATTCTAGATTTGTTGAGGCTGTTAATTCAGTCAAAGAAATGGGGTTTGATCCTTCGAAGTTGTATTTTGTTTTGGCGATTCGAGTGATTGTAAGTATGGACAAAGAAATTTGGGAATCAAAATTTAAGATTTTCGAGAAGTGGGGCTGGTCAAGAGATATTTGTCGTTTCGCTTTCCTAAAGTATCCTGAGTATGTGATGATCtcagagaaaaaaattatgaaaacaatGGACTTCTTGGTGAAGGATGTGGGTCTTGCACCAGAAGACATTGCTACATGCCCTGGGATTCTGACCCGCAACTTGGAGAAGACACTTGTCCCTAAATGTGCTGTTATCAAGATTTTGAAGTCAAGAGGTTTAGTAAAGAGTGGTTTGCGTGTAAGTACCTTTATTATGACAAGTGAGGAAAAGTTTGTGCAGAAATATGTGACCCCATTTCAGAAAGATTTGCCATTGTTATTAGATGCATATAAAGTTCAGAAATCAGATTGA